A part of Saimiri boliviensis isolate mSaiBol1 chromosome 11, mSaiBol1.pri, whole genome shotgun sequence genomic DNA contains:
- the GUCA2A gene encoding guanylin: MNALLLSALCLLGAGAALAGRVTVQDGNFSFSLESVKKLKGLEEPQEPRVGKLRKFRSMPGEPAVPILCSNPNFPEELKPLCKEPNAQETLQRLEEIAEDPSTCEICAYAACTGC; this comes from the exons ATGAACGCCCTCCTGCTCTCCGCACTGTGCCTCCTaggggctggggctgccctggCAGGAAGGGTCACTGTGCAG GACGgaaatttctccttttctctggaGTCAGTGAAGAAGCTCAAAGGCCTCGAGGAGCCCCAGGAGCCCAGGGTTGGGAAACTCAGGAAGTTTAGATCCATGCCTGGTGAACCTGCGGTTCCCATCCTCTGTAGCAACCCGAACTTTCCAGAAGAACTCAAGCCTCTCTGCAAGGAGCCCAACGCCCAGGAGACGCTCCAGAGGCTGG AGGAAATCGCTGAGGACCCGAGCACCTGTGAGATCTGTGCCTACGCTGCCTGTACTGGATGCTAG
- the GUCA2B gene encoding guanylate cyclase activator 2B gives MGSRAVSGLLPGVAMVLLLLQSTQSVYIQYQGFRVQLESIKKLSDLEAQWAPSPRLRVQSLLPTVCHHPALPLDLQPICTSQEASSIFKTLRTIANDDCELCVNVACTGCL, from the exons ATGGGCAGCAGGGCTGTGTCAGGGCTCCTGCCAGGGGTGGCCATGGTCCTCCTGCTGCTGCAGAGCACACAGTCAGTCTACATCCAG TACCAAGGCTTCCGGGTCCAGCTGGAATCCATTAAGAAGCTGAGTGACCTGGAGGCACAGTGGGCACCCAGCCCCCGCCTGCGGGTACAGAGCCTGCTGCCCACCGTGTGCCACCATCCAGCTCTGCCCCTGGACCTCCAGCCTATCTGTACCTCCCAGGAGGCTTCCAGCATCTTCAAGACCTTGA GAACCATCGCTAATGACGACTGTGAGCTGTGTGTGAACGTCGCGTGTACTGGCTGCCTCTGA